From the Macaca nemestrina isolate mMacNem1 chromosome 2, mMacNem.hap1, whole genome shotgun sequence genome, the window AAGTATTTCGAGTTTTCAAagcaattttatattacatatcaTCTCCCTGGATCTTTTTAGCAGCCTTCAGTGTTATGCATTGCactattgtcttcattttatcGATGGTAAAAGGAAAGCACAGGGAGGTTAAATGATGTAGAATCAGGGATCTCTATTGCTATTAGATAACTTATCCAACATCTACTCTAAGCACCTGATTTTTAATAGTGGAAATAACAGAGGCTTatagagatataaaaataatagataatgTTTAGTGAATGCTTACTATATACCAGGCATCATTCTATATCCTTTAGATTTTCATTCTTGCCACAACACTGTAAGGTAGACATGATTGTTCCTCCTACTTTGAAGATGAGTAAAGCAAGATGCAGAGAAGCTAAATATCTTACCCAAAGTTGCATAGCTACTTGGTGGAAGTCTGGCTCACTTCTGGCAACCCACTCAGAAAAGGCAGAATCAGGAATCAAGACGATAGCCCAGAATTCTTGTTTACAATTGAGTACTCTTTCCACCACCAGACAGCATGGCACCTGGAGGCATTGCTTGGGGTTTGACTTGGGTCTTCTAGGAATAACAGACCCTCTTTTAATCTATGGACTTTGATAAAAGCAGTAGAGTATAGATGTAggcatatttttatttagttgtcATTCATACCCAAATTCTAAAAAaagatagaatttaaaaaataagtagaaatgcAATGGAACAAGAGGAAATGCTTATGCCAAAGATAGACTAAGAATAGTTACTGCAAATGGGGGCTAAATTAACTCTGGTAATCCGTACAGTTAAGACTAAAAGGAAAATAGGCCCTGTGACTTTAAGAAGATTCAGTTAACCCCTCTGACGTTAGTTCCCCTATTTGTAAAGGCAGAGAATGATAGTACCTACCTTGCAGGGCTGTAAGGAGCAAAGGATAATGCATGTACGGTGCTTAATGACTCTCTGACATTTGGTAAGCTCTCCATAAATAGCAGCTATTATTAATTACCATAGAAGTTCTGGAGGTAGGGGAATAGCCCAGGGGAAAGGGGCTGAGTATCAGTGCTGACTGTAATGGATTACAGATTCTATACATCTACTAGAGTAGGCTATTGGTTTGTTTTACAGTGGCCTGTTCTATAGCATCTTCACAGACCAGTTGAAATGCAACCTTAGTGTGATCAATCTAGATCCTGAGATCAACCCTGAGGGCTTCTGCATCCTCCTGGACTTTATGTACACATCTCGGCTCAATTTGCGGGAGGGCAACATCATGGCTGTGATGGCCACAGCTATGTACTTGCAGATGGAGCATGTTGTGGACACCTGCCGGAAGTTTATCAAGGCCAGGTGAGTTGCTGCCCGGGTGGAAGCCTCGGAGATGGAAGAGATGGTCCCTGATCAGAAACCTTTGATAATTCATGCACACAGAAAAAATAGTCCTCTACGATATGCTGCAACCCACATTTCCACTCTTTTTGCACACTTCTGCTCTTCTTAACTCTTGTGCCCCAGGCAGACTTAACTCCTGTGGCTATGCAGATGGGTCCTATGCATTACTGCCTCTTGCTTTCTTCCATTCGCTTAATATACCCTCTCCTCGACCCATCCTGCAAGGCCAATCTTGGATGCCAGCTCTTCCGTGGAAGTTTTTCTGATTACCACTTTTCCTCCCTCAGCTCTTCCTCTGTGTTGTGAAGCATTTTGCCTGTGCTTTaaactttccttctattttaatatttgcatatgtattttaGTTCTCCTTTAGACTTCTATTACAACTATTTACGTATGTGCCTTAGTTCCCTACCAGACTGTGGGTTGCTCAAGGTTACAGGGGCTGTCTTACTCACCTTTTATGTCACAGTGCTCCTACTAGGCAGGACATTTATTGAACTGAATTGAGTACACCTGAGGGGTGATAAGACATGACCTTCATTTAAAGGTGAGGAACTTGAGATCCAAAGAAGGGAAGAGCTTCACTATGTGGAACAGAGACTCAGAGCTTAACTTCTTTCATTTGATCCAGCCATGCTAGGGTGATTGCATCCTCGCTCAAACAGAAGGGGTTTCCAGGCTGTGTTTGAAAACCTCCAGGAGCCAGAAACTCAGTGTTCCCAGAACCACACGGCATACCTTGGACAGTTAGAAAGCTTCTCTTTTTGGCTTCTCTTTAACCTTCTTATTGGTTCTAGCTCCGTTAACTGTCATCATGGTGAGCTTGCGTATTTATTTCACCCACATGATGTTCGTTCAGGTATATACAGCTAGAGTTCTTTGTCTCCTGTGGGTGCTAATGGTGGCAAGATCATCATTGCTATCATTTACAAGTACTTTCAGTGGATCAGGCCTTGTGCTTAGAATGGCTGAGTAACTTGCTGCATGTCACCTAGCTGCTAAGTGGCACAGCTGGGTTTGCAAACCAGGTCTGGCTGCTCTAGACCAGGGATTCTTGTATTGGCATTTGCTGCCTGTTCTCTATGTAAGCTTTCATCAGCATCTGGGACAAGTTCTTTCTTCAGTAGGTTACTCATTTGTGTATGATCCTCCAAATGTGTCATACCAGCATTGTATAaattcttcttttcctgtttccctacgtgtaaaatggagataataataaccacctttccttcctttcaggaTTTTGCATGGGTGAAATGAGATAAGGGCTTTGAAAGTTTTATGTGAGCTATAAAATTTTATAACATCAGAAGAGCTATAGattcacacacatgcatagaTATGTGCCTTAAACATACAGGATTATGTCTAATCAGGCACAGATCATGCCGGTAActcacttcccttctctgggcctcaatcTTCCCAATTGTAGGCTAGATTTCCAGGCTTCTAGTGTAAATGCGTTGTAATTGTATTTCCCAGCTCCAGAGCCATGTCACCTGTGTCTAGCTAATTCAAACACAGATGTGGTTACGTAAGTGCCACTGGAAGCTCATCTATTTAACCATCCTGATTTGAGGCCGGTGTCTTTCCTCTTGTTTTCTTTCACAGTGAAGCAGAGATGGTTCCTGCCATCAAGCCCCGTCATGAAGAGTTCCTCAACAGCCGGATGCTGATGCCTCAAGACATCATGGCCTATCGGGGTCGTGAGGTGGTGGAGAACAACCTACCACTGAGGAACGCCCCTGGGTGTGAGAGCAGAGCCTTTGCCCCCAGCCTGTACAGTGGCCTGTCCACACCGCCAGCCTCTTATTCCATGTACAGCCACCTCCCTGTCAGCAGCCTCCTCTTCTCCGATGAGGAGTTTCGGGATGTCCGGATGCCTGTGGCCAACCCCTTCCCCAAGGAGCGGGCCCTCCCGTGCGATAGTACCAGGCCAGTCCCCGGTGAGTACAGCCGGCCGGCCTTGGAGGTGTCCCCCAGTGTGTGCCACAGCAATATCTATTCACCCAAGGAAACAGTCCCAGAAGAGGCACGAAGCGATATGCACTACAGTGTGGCTGAGGGCCTCAAGCCTGCTGCCCCCTCAGCCCGAAATGCCCCCTACTTCCCCTGTGACAAGGCCAGCAAAGAAGAAGAGAGACCCTCCTCAGAAGATGAGATTGCCCTGCATTTCGAGCCCCCCAATGCACCCCTGAACCGGAAGGGTCTGGTTAGTCCACAGAGCCCCCAGAAATCTGACTGCCAGCCCAACTCGCCCACAGAGTCCTGCAGCAGTAAGAATGCCTGCATCCTCCAGGCCTCTGGCTCCCCTCCAGCCAAGAGCCCCACTGACCCCAAAGCCTGCAACTGGAAGAAATACAAGTTCATCGTGCTCAACAGCCTCAACCAGAATGCCAAACCAGAGGGGCCAGAGCAGGCTGAGCTGGGCCGCCTTTCCCCACGGGTCTACACTGCCCCACCTGCCTGCCAGCCACCCATGGAGCCTGAGAACCTTGACCTCCAGTCCCCAACCAAGCTCAGTGCCAGCGGGGAGGACTCCACCATCCCGCAAGCCAGCCGGCTCAATAACATCGTTAACAGGTGATTTCAGAGACAGTCTGGGTCTGAGGTCAGGGGTTACCTGGGCAGGAATCCACGTCATTTCTTCTGATGGATACAAGGGTTTCTTCTTTCTTGGCTGAATTGCTGAGCCTATTAGAGGTGTGGAATCAGTGCCTATTGATTGAGTTAGTGTAAGTAAGGAAGTGTATTACACTGAAGTAGTGTATATGTTTTCACAGCAAGAGAGATCATTCCCTTCTGGGGCAGAATAGTGTTCTGTAAATCCCACAGGCACTTCCTGTGGTCTTGATGTGGCAGGGGACCATCCTGCTACCCTTGGGCTGAGAGAGGTTGTGGGCTACGGAGAAGCTCTGGCTCAGTTTGACCCTGGTCAATGATCTTTCCGCAGATACTGTTTGGAGATACACTTGAGGACAGCTCTGGGGGCTCAGAGCCTGAGCGGGCAGTCCGGCCCTGGCCTCTGGGCTTGCCAACATACAGGGAGGAGAGGGTGGTCTTGAGGCCCTGCCCCAGGCGCTGAGGCTGTCTTCACTCCTGCCCACAGGTCCCTGACAGGCTCTCCCCGCAGCAGCAGTGACAGCCACTCACCACTCTATATGCACCCCCCGAAGTGCACGTCCTGCGGCTCGCAGTCCCCACAGCATGCAGAGATGTGCCTCCACACCGCCGGCCCCACGTTCCCTGAGGAGATGGGAGAGACCCAGTCTGAGTACTCAGATTCCAGCTGTGGTGagtccctttccctccctccccttgtcAGGGAGAAGGAAGACCCCTCTGCTCCGTGGGTTTTGTGCTCCATTTTACTTACGCTGTTGTCTCTGATTGGAGCAGTCCTCAATTGCAAGTCCACTGGCGCTCCAAGTCAGCAGCCGTTCATCCCACGCTTCGCTTCTTAGGGAATCGAGCTAACCAAAGTGAGGGATGGGGTATTAGAGTTAATCTGGTGTAATCAGGACTTACCATACAGTCTTTTAGCTTCATTCCAGCAAAAGTAGCTTGTGGGACTGGCTGCAACTCCCAGAGCTTTCTCCATTCCTCAATACCAGAACGACTGGGACTGAGCTGTGTGCATGTTGTTCTCTGCCAGGCTGTACATTCTGCAAGCAGAAGCATCTGACCTTATTCATTCTTGCATCCCCCATAGGTAGTAGTAAGTGCCTAGCATGGAGTAGGAACTCAGTAATACTAGTCGAGTTAAAAGAGttgaagaaaattattaaattggAGTTTCTGGATAGTCGGTGGTTGGCATTCCCGGTTTTTACCAGACAAAAAAGTCTAATTCTTCACCCAGCTCTGGCTACAGTAATAGAGCCCAGTAGTACCTAATCAGGGTTAAATCGCCGTGACTTGTCATTTTCAAATTGttacaacaaatgaaaaaaaaaaaatcagctgctTATACCAAGAGATTTGGCACAGGGTCATGGACCCATAGATGGGAGAGCGAGAAGTGTCCCCTCCTGCCCCCTGGCTAGTTTTGCCTTTGCTCTACACTCCAGTTCTTTTGCTCTGGGCCTCTGTTCCCACTTCCACCGTCAGCTTTGGTCTCCCAATCTCACAGGAGGATTTGGAGACATGAGATCCAGATAGGTGCAAGGGTGACCACAGTGTTCATCATTAATTCCTCCTTCAGTGACCTCAAAGTAGAATTGAATTGACCTATACCTTACATTCCTGGAatgctttgtgttttattttgtgtaataGAATATCCTCCTGTGAGGTAGGCAGGACAGGGATTTATTATCTGACTTTGAAgacagagatacagagagaggCTCAGAGGTAAAGGGTCTTGCCTGAGGGCTTCTGTGTATCAGTGTAAATAAAACCAtaaacttacttttaaaaatcaattctcaGAGCTCTTGGGGAAAGAAAATCTCTGTTGAGCTTTCCTCACACTGGCGCAGGCCCTCTGAACACCTATTTGTTTGACCTTCCCTTCTGTACCTTGATTCAGTCcatctcctttctcccttctctacGGCTAAGACTCTAAATGCTAAGAAAAGTGAAGTCCCCACAGATCCTTTGCTCTGAGCTCCCATGAATGTCGGGTGGGTGAGTGAGGGACTGAGGGTTCAGTTTGGCACAGGGGGTAGCTACAGAGGAGAGTGGCCTTAGagccctgcctcccttcctcgtGCTGACGTTGGTGTCCCCCTACCACCCTCCAACAGAGAACGGGGCCTTCTTCTGCAATGAGTGTGACTGCCGCTTCTCTGAGGAGGCCTCACTCAAGAGGCACACGCTGCAGACCCACAGTGACAAACCCTACAAGTGTGATCGATGCCAGGCCTCCTTCCGCTACAAGGGCAACCTCGCCAGCCACAAGACCGTCCATACCGGTATGGCCCTGCCGCACATGACCCGAAGTCTCCACAACTATTGGGGCAGGACAGGGAGAGGATCCTAGAGAAAGCTGCGTGGGGCCTGAAGACCTGGTGGGGCAAGGCAGGAGGCAGGCCCCATCCTGGCCTGAACGAGGGGCCTAACCCTGTCTTGTCTTTGCTTGGTGACTTGACTCATCCACTCCCTGTGTCCTTTGTCTTTCCTGAGATGCTCTATCCTGCTTTTCTGCCTTTGCTGGGGTCAGAAGTGTTAATCCCACTGTACAGGTGAAGAGACTTAAGTCTGGGGAAGACAAATAGATTCGATTTTTGTAaagccggaaaaaaaaaaaaaggtctcttaatttcttttaataacTTGTTCCTTATCAACTCACATTCCTTTACCAGGTAGCTTCTCATGACCTGATTGTTGTTTAAGATCTCTCTTAGTACTGTAAATGGCCCTATTATCCCAGAAACTTTCAAGAAGGAAGGTTCAGCCATTCTATTGGTTTCCTCTGCCTGAGCATCTGCTCAGCCCCAAGCCCCACCCCTCTTGCAAATGGAATCCAGCTGTAGTtgccacaagtggaaaaataCGTTTGTTCTAAAAGAAAGGAACTAGAGCAGCCTGATTGTGTCTCCCTGGTGAATGAGTTGATGAGTGAAACTGTCTTATCCAAGGGAAAAGCTAGAAGAGTCTTCCCAGGTAATCTGAAGTAGCCCCTCAGGTTgcagaaagggaaactgaggcccagagaaggagaGTGACTTGTCCAGGTTTCACAGGCAGATAATCCTAATGACAAAGCTGCTTCTACAGCCCAGGCTTCCTGGAGCCTCCCCCTCTCCTATCCC encodes:
- the LOC105470884 gene encoding B-cell lymphoma 6 protein gives rise to the protein MASPADSCIQFTRHASDVLLNLNRLRSRDILTDVVIVVSREQFRAHKTVLMACSGLFYSIFTDQLKCNLSVINLDPEINPEGFCILLDFMYTSRLNLREGNIMAVMATAMYLQMEHVVDTCRKFIKASEAEMVPAIKPRHEEFLNSRMLMPQDIMAYRGREVVENNLPLRNAPGCESRAFAPSLYSGLSTPPASYSMYSHLPVSSLLFSDEEFRDVRMPVANPFPKERALPCDSTRPVPGEYSRPALEVSPSVCHSNIYSPKETVPEEARSDMHYSVAEGLKPAAPSARNAPYFPCDKASKEEERPSSEDEIALHFEPPNAPLNRKGLVSPQSPQKSDCQPNSPTESCSSKNACILQASGSPPAKSPTDPKACNWKKYKFIVLNSLNQNAKPEGPEQAELGRLSPRVYTAPPACQPPMEPENLDLQSPTKLSASGEDSTIPQASRLNNIVNRSLTGSPRSSSDSHSPLYMHPPKCTSCGSQSPQHAEMCLHTAGPTFPEEMGETQSEYSDSSCENGAFFCNECDCRFSEEASLKRHTLQTHSDKPYKCDRCQASFRYKGNLASHKTVHTGEKPYRCNICGAQFNRPANLKTHTRIHSGEKPYKCETCGARFVQVAHLRAHVLIHTGEKPYPCEICGTRFRHLQTLKSHLRIHTGEKPYHCEKCNLHFRHKSQLRLHLRQKHGAITNTKVQYRVSATDLPPELPKAC